A single window of Hirundo rustica isolate bHirRus1 chromosome 16, bHirRus1.pri.v3, whole genome shotgun sequence DNA harbors:
- the LOC120760032 gene encoding BPI fold-containing family B member 4-like, translating into MVLKLFGILFFCGLLSPSQEVLSGLSCAVSPRAMQNVLSDAIIHNGLIHQHLQGLVVPNIMGEGSQLNSPTSITDLHLIKVRVPRLSVVLLPGIGVQLTIGAKLQLRGNCLVGLLSELIDILVEVNITANIKCTNFESGTFQVVTEDCLCILGAIKIKVLSGLLTLSVNELVLRQLTATLPALLCPVVDIVMNLVNIHLLSTLNAVIPVGTAGTIHYQLASIPYTSGKFLGLDLDGVVKQVGGSTIPHDSSPSALPPLMDRLLLLVMRQSFLNAVLSLLLQLPPQTFPCTPDVFSGASRLREAVWTIAPAGCSACSGTSPLSIKLVLRGNPLILLEENKASVKLSVLIQLFSSRLDGSILNFLLLKADLALNVRVSIVGGRLVLQLALGSTSLSLESSDVGISNISTLKPHCSSLLVETFLPLINGALSIGIPLPKVLRIPLVNVDFQIKAGLIVFLV; encoded by the exons ATGGTTTTGAAGCTCTTTGGaatcctctttttctgtggCCTCCTGTCGCCCTCGCAGGAAGTCTTGTCCGGGCTGTCGTGTGCCGTCAGCCCGCGGGCGATGCAGAACG TTCTCTCAGATGCCATAATTCATAATGggctcatccaccagcacctgCAGGGTCTCGTGGTTCCCAACATCATGGGGGAAGGGAGTCAGCTGAACTCTCCCACCAGCATCACGGA CCTGCACCTCATCAAGGTCCGGGTGCCCAGGCTGTCggtggtgctgctgccagggatcGGGGTCCAGCTGACCATCGGGgcaaagctgcagctcagaggcAACTG CTTGGTTGGCCTGCTCTCAGAACTCATTGATATCTTAGTGGAGGTGAACATTACTGCAAACATCAAATGCACAAATTTTGAATCTGGCACGTTCCAGGTTGTCACTGAAGACTGCCTCTGCATTCTTGGGGCCATAAAGATCAAGGTCCTTTCTGG cttaCTCACCCTGTCAGTGAATGAGCTGGTGCTTCGCCAGCTGACAGCGACTCTGCCCGCTTTG ctctgtcccGTGGTCGACATCGTGATGAACCTTGTGAACATCCATCTCCTGAGCACTCTCAATG CGGTGATCCCGGTCGGCACAGCAGGGACAATCCACTACCAGCTGGCCAGCATCCCCTACACCTCTGGCAAGTTCCTTGGGCTGGATTTAGAC GGTGTGGTGAAGCAGGTGGGAGGCAGCACCATCCCGCACGACTCATCCCCCTCTGCTTTGCCTCCTCTGATGGACAGGCTCCTGCTCTTGGTGATGCGCCAGAGCTTCCTCAACgctgtcctgtccctcctgctccagctgccaccACAGACCTTCCCCTGCACGCCAGATGTT TTCTCCGGCGCCAGCCGCCTGCGCGAGGCCGTGTGGACCATCGCTCCTGCTGGG TGCTCCGCCTGCAGTGGGACCAGTCCTCTGAGCATCAAACTGGTGTTGAGAGGGAACCCGCTCATCCtcttggaagaaaacaaagccagcGTCAAGCTCTCAGTCCTGATCCAGCTGTTCAGTAGCCGCTTAGATGGATCCATCCTCaacttcctgctgctgaaggcC GACCTTGCTCTAAACGTCCGTGTGTCGATTGTTGGGggcaggctggtgctgcagctggccTTGGGCAG cactTCCCTCTCCTTGGAATCTTCTGATGTTGGCATCAGTAAT ATCTCCACCCTGAAGCCCCACTGCAGCAGTTTGCTTGTGGAAACATTCCTGCCTCTGATCAATG GTGCCCTGAGCATCGGGATCCCGCTGCCAAAGGTGCTGCGCATTCCCTTAGTGAATGTGGATTTTCAGATAAAGGCG GGCCTGATTGTGTTCCTGGTGTGA
- the BPIFB2 gene encoding BPI fold-containing family B member 2, with protein MGRPARRGAGTAMLRTLSLLLVLLLPAHSTRSPDCGGILTPSGLRYLAEVSKPHAESVLRKDLMAPPAPDPSPTSPSRSRIISVKVDKFSLSLIPDTGMRLSIEVDLGIASAPSATKEMRLSILADLHVEMNPEGNLELVTSDCKPTLEEVQSTEEMDSKSSGSDVDKQINVEKICLEVSKLLLFPNERLMSLAAPFPITPNCQVQYLPLAAPMYSEQGIIISLQTTFQVSGTVIPLPVSPVPFSMPGPASSSPSHLILAFSEHFYTSLFSALEESGALNVSLLSSLTTATLAERITQMGSLFQEDLPVVLQAVTRSSPHVVLEEDKAIVELFLTAQIGTGSPLFQSFLSVNVDVTARLHLSVADTRMIISVAAIEDIELSLATSDVGPILAALLEELFLPTIREEVPAQINAVLRQGVFLPHIASFTYRDVNVTIHKDYVLIPCNLQLEARTGEKSTWE; from the exons ATGGGAAGACCGGCCAGGAGAG GTGCCGGCACGGCGATGCTCCgcaccctgagcctcctcctggtcctcctgctcccagctcacagcACCAGGTCACCCGACTGCGGCGGCATCCTCACCCCCTCTGGGCTGAGATACC TTGCTGAAGTTTCAAAGCCACACGCAGAGTCAGTCCTCAGGAAAGACCTCATGGCCCCGCCAGCCCCGGACCCATCTCCCACCTCCCCAAGCAG GAGCCGAATTATCTCCGTCAAAGTTGACAAGTTTTCCCTGAGCCTGATCCCTGACACCGGGATGCGGCTGAGCATCGAGGTGGATCTTGGCATCGCATCTGCCCC CTCAGCCACCAAGGAGATGAGGCTGTCCATCCTGGCTGACCTCCACGTGGAGATGAACCCCGAAGGGAACCTGGAGCTGGTGACCTCTGACTGCAAACCCACCCTGGAGGAGGTGCAGAGCACCGAGGAGATGGACAG CAAGTCCTCAGGATCGGACGTGGACAAGCAGATCAACGTTGAAAAA ATTTGCCTGGAAGTCTccaaactgctgcttttcccaaatGAACGGCTGATGTCTCTGGCAG CTCCATTCCCCATCACACCAAACTGCCAAGTCCAGTACCTGCCCCTGGCTGCCCCCATGTACTCTGAACAGGGAATCATCATCTCTTTGCAA acaACTTTCCAAGTGTCAGGGACAGTGATCCCCCTGCCAGTCAGCCCTGTGCCTTTCAGCATGCCTGGGCCAGcgagctccagcccttcccacctCATCCTGGCCTTCTCCGAGCACTTCTACACCAGCTTATTCTCTGCCTTGGAAGAGTCTGGAGCCCTCAACGTGAGTCTCCTG AGCTCGCTGACCACTGCCACCTTGGCTGAGAGGATCACTCAG ATGGGCTCCCTCTTCCAAGAGGACCTACCAGTGGTGCTTCAAGCCGTGACCCGGAGCTCTCCTCACGTGGTGCTGGAGGAAGACAAAGCAATCGTGGAGCTTTTCCTCACTGCCCAGATCGGAACAGGATCGCCCCTCTTCCAGAGCTTCCTGAGCGTGAACGTG GATGTGACTGCCAGGCTCCACCTCAGCGTTGCCGACACGAGGATGATCATCTCCGTGGCAGCCATAGA GGATATCGAGCTCAGCCTGGCCACCTCTGATGTGGGTCCTATACTG GCTGCCTTGCTGGaggagctgttcctgcccaCAATCCGTGAGGAGGTGCCAGCCCAGATAAACG cGGTCCTGAGGCAAGGTGTTTTCCTGCCCCACATTGCCAGTTTCACTTACAGGGATGTCAACGTCACAATCCACAAG GATTATGTCTTGATCCCCTGCAACCTCCAGCTGGAGGCAAGGACTGGAGAGAAAAGCACCTGGGAGTGA
- the LOC120760271 gene encoding BPI fold-containing family B member 4-like — MTQGEGDPKSTAAVLGAEGLRIVNNTLPKISLRSLPGFGHQVDFNTQLLVESSVPGQALCEQVEVDATMVLQDTWTAHQNALNCKTVDINIDVRPRVPVLDEPLKRLLRGILQDLGCNIINARLKVLSSLLGSRNQVLPLGALGDLPSFSILSGDAIQMDLNLLSENARPGTVMPTQGLPLTASLQLATGRPPRLSLSQDTLSALLEQVQGQGALNLSITSLTGSRSPLQGQVPQSGSSLTMSALFPFIPQLTRVVPGSLPLELRVRVSKEPVVTVRDGRATVTLKATIEFISSALQSPQGLLFSLDVDVVLSITPSVSDGKLQTSLALDSINLTRFPPSLDAPTASSLTEWLKEILTAVYVPSVKDAFSVSVPLPNVLNINLRNAEVDITDVDEFSGQTALGRSCWGGASMLLPL, encoded by the exons ATGACCCAGGGAGAaggggaccccaagagcacagctgcagtgctgggggctgaggg ACTGAGAATTGTGAACAACACCCTCCCCAAAATCAGTCTGCGCTCCCTGCCGGGCTTTGGGCACCAGGTGGACTTCAACACTCAGCTGCTGGTAGAGAGCAG TGTGCCGGGCCAGGCACTCTGCGAGCAGGTGGAGGTAGATGCGACCATGGTGCTCCAGGACACGTGGACGGCTCACCAGAACGCTCTGAACTGCAAGACTGTTGACATTAACATCGACGTGAG ACCCAGAGTGCCAGTTCTGGATGAACCTTTGAAACGCCTCCTTAGAGGTATCCTGCAGGATCTG GGCTGCAACATCATCAACGCCAGGCTCAAGGTGTTGAGCTCGCTGCTCGGCTCCAGGAACC AGGTGCTCCCTCTCGGGGCTCTGGGAGACCTGCCCTCCTTCTCCATCCTCAGTGGTGATGCCATCCAGATGGATCTGAAT CTCCTCTCCGAAAATGCCAGGCCTGGCACAGTGATGCCCACGCAGGGACTGCCACTCActgccagcctgcagctggCCACCGGCCGCCCACCACGGCTCAGCCTCTCCCAGGACACCCTCAGcgctctgctggagcaggtccagggGCAGGGAGCCCTCAACCTCAGCATCACCAGCCTGACGGGTAGCAGATCCCCTCTGCAAGGCCAG GTTCCCCAGAGCGGCAGCTCGCTGACCATGTCTGCCCTTTTCCCGTTCATCCCCCAG ctcaCCCGGGTCGTCCCTGGCTCTCTGCCCCTGGAGCTGCGTGTCCGAGTGAGCAAAGAGCCAGTAGTGACCGTGAGGGATGGAAGAGCCACTGTCACCCTCAAAGCCACCATCGAGTTCATCAgttctgccctgcagagcccccaggGGCTCCTGTTCTCCCTCGATGTG GACGTCGTTCTGAGCATCACCCCATCAGTCTCTGATGGCAAACTGCAAACTTCCCTGGCTCTTGACAG CATCAACCTGACACGTTTCCCCCCGAGCCTTGATGCTCCCACC GCCTCCTCGCTCACAGAATGGCTCAAGGAGATCCTCACAGCAGTATATGTACCTTCTGTTAAAG ATGCCTTCAGTGTGTCAGTCCCACTGCCCAACGTCCTCAACATCAACCTCAGGAACGCTGAAGTCGACATCACTGAT GTGGACGAATTTTCTGGCCAGACCGCTCTAGGAAGGTCCTGCTGGGGAGGAGCCTCGATGCTGCTCCCTCTCTGA